The following is a genomic window from Cetobacterium sp. ZOR0034.
CCATCTTTTCCTCGTAAGGTATTCCATCATCCTCTGCCTCTTCTATTCCTACATATCTTCCTGGAGTTAATATATATTCATGACCTTTTACCTCTTCAAGTGTTGCACTCTTACAGAATCCTTGAACATCTTCATACTCTTCTTCACCTTTATATGAACCTCTCCACATATGGTAAGTATCAGCTATCTTTTGAATATCTTCAGATGATAACTCTCTTAAACTTCTTTCTACAAGAGCACCCATTTTTCTAGCATCTATAAATAGAATCTCTCCATCTCTTTCTCTATGCTTAGGGTTACTTTTGTTTCTATTTAAGAACCATATACAAGCTGGAATTCCAGTAGTTAAAAATAATTTATCAGGAAGAGCTACAACGCAATCAACCAGATCATCCTCTATCATATTTTTTCTAATCTCTCCCTCATTTGAAGTGTTAGATGATAGTGATCCATTTGCTAGAACTATTCCAGCTGTTCCATTTGGTGATAAATGGTGTGCCATATGTTGTAGCCAAGCATAGTTAGCATTTCCCTCTGGAGGTGTACCATATTTCCATCTAGCATCTCCATCTAAAGATTCATGCCAGTAATNNNNNNNNNNTGGTGGATTAGCCATTATATAATCCATCTTCTTACCTTTGTGTTGGTCTTTTGTAAATGTATCAGCTGGTTCCTCTCCTAAATCAACCTCTATTCCTCTAATAGCTAAGTTCATCTTACACAGTTTCCAAGTAGTTCCATTACTCTCTTGTCCAAATACAGATATATCTCCAATTCTTCCACTATGATTTTCTATAAACTTTTCAGATTGAACAAACATACCACCACTTCCACAAGCTGGGTCATACACTCTTCCCTTTGTAGGCTCTAAACACTCAACTATGGTTTTAACAATAGACTCTGGAGTATAGAACTGCCCACCATTTTTTCCCTCTGAATTAGCAAATTTTCCTAAGAAAAACTCATAAACTTGACCAAGTACATCTTGCCCTTTATCTGTTTTAGCTTGTAAGTTAATTCCACCAACTATATCTATTAACTCTCCTAGTTTTCCCTTATCTAAAAGAGGATTTGAATATATTTTATATAGAACATCCTTTAATGTTTTATTCTCTTTTTCAATAGCATACATAGCCTCATCAATTTTTATTCCAATCTCTGGAGTTTTTGCACTTTTAACTATCTCTGCCCATCTAGCCTCTTTAGGAACCCAGAAAATATTCTCTGCTGTATACTCATCTCTTTCCTCTTCGAAACCTTCTCCCTCTTCAACTAATTCATTATATTTACTTTCAAATCTATCGCTTATATATTTTAAAAATACCAATCCTAGAACCACATATTTATATTCTGCTGGATCCATATTGTTTCTTAATTTATCACATGCTTTCCAAAGATTATCTTTGAAATTATCCTTTTCTACTACTGCCATAAAATTCCCTCCTAGTGATTAACTTTAATAAGTCTATTCATACATAGTATACCATATTTAAANNNNNNNNNNGCTATTTTAGATTTATTTTATAGTTAAAATAAACAAAAAGGGTGCTAAAAGCACCCTCACTCAATTGTTCTTAAATTTTGTATACTACCTAATACACTCTTATTATTTGAGTATGTTTTTTCTGCTCGTTTGAATTCAATTTTTGAATATGCTTTTTCTCTTCAACTCTATTACAGTTTTCAGTGAAATCAGTTATTCCAGCCCAAGGCTCTAAACAAATAAATTCGCTCGAATCAACACTTGTCCATACCGCTAAAGTATCCAATTCTGCAAAAGTAAATTCAACACCATGTGATGATTCTGTATGCTTTAAATTTACCGTATTATTTTCTAATCCTTCAAATACTAAAGCATCTTTTAAGAACTTCTCTTTAGACAGCATAAACTTTTCTGGTAATCTATACTTTTGAATTTCTGATGATAGGAAACTATTATTTTTAGCATCTATCATATATAAATCACACTCTTGTTCTTGAAACTCAATATAATAGTTTTCAAAGTTTTTATCCCCGTTATAGTTACAATAAAAAGCTGTATGTCCTCCTATATGATAATACATTTCTATTACACCATTGTTTTTCACATAATAGTTGTGATAAACTTTGTCTTCAACCAAGATATATTCTACTATTAAAGAGAAATTATACGGATATCTCTCCTCTGTATAAGCGTTTGGTCTTAACTGAAACTTTGCCGTATCCTCTGTTATCTCTAGAATTTCAAAATCTACATCTCTAGCAAAACCATGCTTTGTCATTGGAAGGATTACCCTTTCATCTTTACCTAAAGGATAGTCAATTGTTCCTGTAACTATATTTCCTATAAATGGAAAAAGATTTGGGGCACTTTTCTTAAAAGTTCCCTCTGTTCCTGGCCATATATACTCAATACCATTTTCTTTATTTACTATACTTTTTAGTTCTGCACCGAATCTATTTATCAGTACAACCAACTTTTCATTCTCTATTCTTATCACGAGAATCTCCCCCTGTTTAAAATTAGTATTGTACTAAATTTGGAAATTGAGAATCTAAAATCTCATCCATTTGAGCTGTGAATTCTGCGTTTTCCTCATTTTTTAAGAACTCTTCAACATCTCCAGTGATTTCGATTCTTTCGATTATATCTCCTTGCTTTACAGCGTCTACAACTTTTTGATCAGCATCAGAAACTACCTCTCCAAATATTGTATGCTTATAGTTTAACCATGGAGTCTCAACGTGAGTGATAAAGAATTGAGAACCATTTGTTTCAGGTCCTGCATTAGCCATAGCTAATATACCTTTCTTATCGAAAGTTACTCCCTCTTTAAATTCGTCGATGAATTGGTATCCAGGTCCACCTGTTCCTGTTCCTGTAGGATCTCCACCTTGAATCATGAAGTCTTCGATTACTCTGTGGAATTTAATTCCGTTGTAGTACTCTCTCATTGCTAAGTGAGCAAAGTTTAATACTGTTACTGGTGCTACTTCTGGGAAAAGAGTTAAGTTAATCTCTCCTCTTGCTGTAACTATTTTTGCGTTTAATTTAACTTGTTTCATATTTCTTACCTCCGTATTTTTTCCTAAAACTATTCTTGGTTTTGCAAACATCTTTTTCGAAAGAAAAAAGACAATAAATACTGCCAATAAAATTAAAATCTGTTTGAACCCTTTTTCCATTTCTAACTAGTCCTCCATTTTAAAAGCTTCTTTATATGTTTCTAAAAGTTCCTCCTCAGAAATAACCCCATATATCTCATAAGGCCATTTTGATTCTAACTTTCTTTTTAATTGATTGATATCTTTCTCTACTGATAGATACTTCTCTTCTATCTCTCTTAGTTTTTCTCTCACTGGTTGCAGCTTATAAATTATATCAAATTGTTCCTCTTCTTGTATAGTATCTTTTAATAAGTTTTCCAAATTTTGTTCTTCTAAAGCTAATTCGTTGTATTTATCAGTTATCTTATCCTTTTTATCTAAAAGTCTATTTAAATTATATTTGAAAAATCTTTTTACAACTGTTGCTCCTGAATTCCCTTTCAGCTCCGCTCTTTTTTCTAAATTTTCTAATACCTTATCTTTAGATAAAGAGTTTTTAACTCTGATCTCTTCAACCATCTCTTCAAAAGGTTTGAACTCTTCATCAGACATGCTCTCAACTTTCATCTCTAATAGAGCTCCATATATCTTTTCATAAGGAGTAATAACTTTCTCTTCTAACAGCTCTACTCCAGAAAGATCTCCCATCTCTCTTAGTTTATCTATCTGTACAGAAGTCATTTTTAAAACTGTTAAAATAACTTCCTGTGCATATGCTCTAAATTTCTCTCTCTCCATCTACTTCATCTCCCTTTTCTTCATAGACTTAGCAGCTAAAACTCCCATAGAACATGCAGCTTGAATATTATATCCACCTGTATCTCCATCTATATCTAAAATTTCACCAACTAAGTACAGTCCCGAAACTTTTTTAGATTCCATTGTTTTCTGATTCACTTCATCAATAGCTACTCCACCTCTAGTTACCATAGCCATTTCAAAGCTTCCAACTTTTGTCACTTCCATCTTATTTGATGCTAGTATTCTCACTAAATTTTCTCTTTTTTCTTTTGACAACTCAGACAATTTTAACTCTTCAGATATCTCTGCTAAAGATAAAACTCTTTTTATGAATCTATCCGGTAAGAAATAGCTATTTAAAACTCTTTTTACTGTTTTCTTACCATCTCTATTCATCTCTTCAATTATCTCTCTATTTAGAGTTTCAAAATCTTTATCCACATAATTTATTTCCAAGAAGCTTCCATTTTCTATATATCTAGAGTTGTCTAAAATTCCTGGTCCACTAAAATTTGTATGTGTAAAAAGTACAGGTCCTCTTTTTTCAATAATTTTTTTATCCTCTTTCCAGATTATTATTTTAACATCTTGGAAGCTTATCCCCGATAACTCTTCAAACATATAATCTCTAACAAAAACTGGTGTTAAAGCTGGTTTAGGTGGAACTATTTTATGACCTAACTCTTTAGCCATAACATACCCATCCCCTGTTGTTCCAACTCCAGGATATGATTTCCCACCTGTAGCTAACGCCACATTATCAGATATAAATGTATCCCTATCTGTAGTTATTATAAATTCCTCTCCAGATTTTGTAACACTTTCTATCTTTATATTTTCAACTATCTTTACACCTAAACTCTCCATTTTAGTTTTCAATAGATGAACTACATCTAATGAGCTAAAAGTTTGTGGGAAATATTTCCCACTCTCTTCTACCAAAACTAATGGCAGGCCATTCTCTTTAAAGAAATTTTTTAACATCTCTGGCGAATATTTATTTATAGCCTCTTTTAAAAATTTTCCATTCATACCATACTTATCCAAAAAATCTTTTGGTTTTCCTGTATGAGTCAAATTACATTTTCCACTTCCAGCAACAAGAATTTTATTTCCAATACGCTTATTTTTTTCAAGTAAAGCTACTTTCAATCCTTTTTCTGCTGCTGTTATAGCTGTAAAAATCCCACCAGGACCTCCACCAACTACTATTAAATCAAATCTGTTCATTATCTAGCTCCATAATATTGATAATAGTGACACTTTAGTCCACCATTATATAACTTTCTATTTTTTGTAGCCTTCTTTCCGAAAGTCTTTTCGAAGTTTTCATATGATGTGATTATATAGTAAGACCATTTAGGGAATCTCATTTGGAATATATCTCCCATAAGTCCATATAATCTTTCAACTGCATCCTCATCTAGAAGACGATCTCCATAAGGAGGGTTAGTTACTATACAACCTTTTTCTGCTACATTTTCTAACTCTAAGAAATTCATACATTTGAACTCTATCTCTTCATCTACTCCAGCTCTTTTTGCATTTAATTTTGCAACCTCTACTGTCTCCTCATCTAAATCAGAAGCATAAATTGTTACCTCTTTATCATAGTCCTCTCTCGAGAAAGCGTCATCTCTTAAATCTATCCAAAGATTTTCAGGTATTACTGGCCATTTCTCAGATGCGAAGTTTCTATTTACTCCTGGTGCAACATTTCTAGCTATCATTGCTGCTTCTATAGCAATAGTTCCCGTTCCACACATTGGATCTATAAGTGGTCTATCTCCACCTTTCCAACGACTTAATAAAACTAGTGCAGCTGCCATTGTTTCCTTTAATGGAGCTTCATTTATTAGGTTTCTATAACCTCTTTTATGTAATCCCTCTCCACTTGTATCTAGCATAACTAAGAATATATCGTTATGAGCTTGAATCTTAACTCTGTATGATCCACCTGTTTCTGGTAATCTGTCTGTTTGGTAAGCCATTTTTAATCTTTCAACAATCGCTTTTTTTACAATCTTTTGAATATCAGATTTTGAGAATAACTTACATTTAACTGAACTAACCCAACTAATTGGAAACTCTCCATCTAAAGAGATTATATTTTCCCACGGTAATCTTTTTATATTTTCAAAAAGATTATCAAATGTTAACGCTTTAAACTCTCCCATTTTTATGAAAACTCTATCAGCACATCTAAGATGTAAATTTGCTTCTACAATCTCTCTTTCATCTCCGTCAAATTCAACTCTTCCATTGAATGTCTCAACATTTTCAAATCCTAATCCTTTACACTCGTCTTTTACAACACTTTCTAATCCCATTGTTGCTGACGCTATTAATCTGTACTTCTTCATCTATTCACTCCTTCTTTTTAAACACTCTAAATATATAAATTTTATAACCACAAAGATAGGAACTCCTAAAAACATTCCCAGTGGTCCAAAAAAGTTTCCGCAAACCATTACACCAATAATAGTCCAGAAACTACTCATTCCTACTGATTCTTCCATTATTTTAGGGCCTATTACAAATCCATCTACAGCTTGCCCTATAGCTATTGCTATAAATAGATAAACTACTTTAAATGGTGCTGCTAATAAAATTAAAAATGTCGCTATTGTTCCTGCAACAATAGATCCGACATATGGAATCATATTTCCTACACCAACCATCACACCACTAAGCAGTGCATATGGTACTTTTGCTATAAGTAAAACTATAAATACTAAAAAGCCTACAACTGCTGAAGTTAAAACTCTTCCTAATACATATTTTAAAAATACATCATTTACCTTTCTAACAAATTCAACTCCATACTCTGCACTCTTCTTTGGCATAAATAATAAGAATAAACTCTCTAAAAATTTCATGAAATACTCTTTACTATACATCAAATACAACGAAATGAAAACCCCAATAAAGAAATTTATCATTCCCATTAAGCTTCTCAAAACTCCAGCTCCTAATCCAAACGCTAAGTTTTTAACATTCCCTAGATTTGTTTTTATGATTTGAATTAGATTAGCTTCAATCTCTTTTGGATTAAAAAACAAAAGGTTTTTATCTTCTAAGAATTGAATAATATTTTCTGTATTTGCAGTTAAACTACTTAACATAGTTGGAAATTTTTCAATTAAATCCGATATACTATTTATTATATTTGG
Proteins encoded in this region:
- a CDS encoding class I SAM-dependent RNA methyltransferase, which translates into the protein MKKYRLIASATMGLESVVKDECKGLGFENVETFNGRVEFDGDEREIVEANLHLRCADRVFIKMGEFKALTFDNLFENIKRLPWENIISLDGEFPISWVSSVKCKLFSKSDIQKIVKKAIVERLKMAYQTDRLPETGGSYRVKIQAHNDIFLVMLDTSGEGLHKRGYRNLINEAPLKETMAAALVLLSRWKGGDRPLIDPMCGTGTIAIEAAMIARNVAPGVNRNFASEKWPVIPENLWIDLRDDAFSREDYDKEVTIYASDLDEETVEVAKLNAKRAGVDEEIEFKCMNFLELENVAEKGCIVTNPPYGDRLLDEDAVERLYGLMGDIFQMRFPKWSYYIITSYENFEKTFGKKATKNRKLYNGGLKCHYYQYYGAR
- a CDS encoding class I SAM-dependent DNA methyltransferase: MAVVEKDNFKDNLWKACDKLRNNMDPAEYKYVVLGLVFLKYISDRFESKYNELVEEGEGFEEERDEYTAENIFWVPKEARWAEIVKSAKTPEIGIKIDEAMYAIEKENKTLKDVLYKIYSNPLLDKGKLGELIDIVGGINLQAKTDKGQDVLGQVYEFFLGKFANSEGKNGGQFYTPESIVKTIVECLEPTKGRVYDPACGSGGMFVQSEKFIENHSGRIGDISVFGQESNGTTWKLCKMNLAIRGIEVDLGEEPADTFTKDQHKGKKMDYIMANPP
- a CDS encoding NAD(P)/FAD-dependent oxidoreductase — encoded protein: MNRFDLIVVGGGPGGIFTAITAAEKGLKVALLEKNKRIGNKILVAGSGKCNLTHTGKPKDFLDKYGMNGKFLKEAINKYSPEMLKNFFKENGLPLVLVEESGKYFPQTFSSLDVVHLLKTKMESLGVKIVENIKIESVTKSGEEFIITTDRDTFISDNVALATGGKSYPGVGTTGDGYVMAKELGHKIVPPKPALTPVFVRDYMFEELSGISFQDVKIIIWKEDKKIIEKRGPVLFTHTNFSGPGILDNSRYIENGSFLEINYVDKDFETLNREIIEEMNRDGKKTVKRVLNSYFLPDRFIKRVLSLAEISEELKLSELSKEKRENLVRILASNKMEVTKVGSFEMAMVTRGGVAIDEVNQKTMESKKVSGLYLVGEILDIDGDTGGYNIQAACSMGVLAAKSMKKREMK
- a CDS encoding peptidylprolyl isomerase, which produces MFAKPRIVLGKNTEVRNMKQVKLNAKIVTARGEINLTLFPEVAPVTVLNFAHLAMREYYNGIKFHRVIEDFMIQGGDPTGTGTGGPGYQFIDEFKEGVTFDKKGILAMANAGPETNGSQFFITHVETPWLNYKHTIFGEVVSDADQKVVDAVKQGDIIERIEITGDVEEFLKNEENAEFTAQMDEILDSQFPNLVQY
- a CDS encoding AI-2E family transporter, with the translated sequence MKKEYIHLFLVGTVLIVIQTFFQYNEAFTTIVGQAVSSIKPFIYAIFIAILVSPLVKIFENKIKMKRSLAIGLSLIIVFTTILSLFLVVIPNIINSISDLIEKFPTMLSSLTANTENIIQFLEDKNLLFFNPKEIEANLIQIIKTNLGNVKNLAFGLGAGVLRSLMGMINFFIGVFISLYLMYSKEYFMKFLESLFLLFMPKKSAEYGVEFVRKVNDVFLKYVLGRVLTSAVVGFLVFIVLLIAKVPYALLSGVMVGVGNMIPYVGSIVAGTIATFLILLAAPFKVVYLFIAIAIGQAVDGFVIGPKIMEESVGMSSFWTIIGVMVCGNFFGPLGMFLGVPIFVVIKFIYLECLKRRSE
- a CDS encoding N-6 DNA methylase, encoding YWHESLDGDARWKYGTPPEGNANYAWLQHMAHHLSPNGTAGIVLANGSLSSNTSNEGEIRKNMIEDDLVDCVVALPDKLFLTTGIPACIWFLNRNKSNPKHRERDGEILFIDARKMGALVERSLRELSSEDIQKIADTYHMWRGSYKGEEEYEDVQGFCKSATLEEVKGHEYILTPGRYVGIEEAEDDGIPYEEKMADLSAKLAEQFQKSRHLEEEIRANLAKLGFDI